One genomic region from Apodemus sylvaticus chromosome 1, mApoSyl1.1, whole genome shotgun sequence encodes:
- the Rpp30 gene encoding ribonuclease P protein subunit p30: MAAFADLDLRAGSDLKALRGLVETAAHLGYSVVAINHIVDFKEKKREIEKPVAVSELFTTLPIVQGKSRPIKILTRLTIIVTDPAHCNVLRATSSRVRLYDIVAVFPKTEKLFHVACTHLDVDLVCITVTEKLPFYFKRPPINVAIERGLGFELVYGPAIRDATMRRYTISNALNLMQICKGKNVILSSAAERPLEIRGPYDVANLGLLFGLSETEGKAAVSTNCRAVFLHGETRKTAFGIISTVKKPRSSEADDESLPACKKPKCEG; encoded by the exons ATGGCGGCGTTCGCAGATTTGGATCTAAGAGCGGGCTCAGATCTGAAGGCTTTGCGCGGACTCGTGGAGACTGCTGCTCACC TGGGATACTCGGTTGTTGCCATCAATCACATTGTTGACTTTAAGGAAAAGAAACGG GAAATTGAAAAGCCAGTAGCAGTTTCTGAACTCTTCACAACTTTACCGATTGTACAG gGAAAATCAAGACCAATTAAAATCTTAACTAGATTGACAATTATAGTTACAGATCCAGCTCACTGTAATGTTTTG AGAGCAACTTCTTCAAGGGTCCGGCTGTATGATATTGTTGCAGTGTTTCCAAAGACAGAAAAACTTTTTCAT GTGGCTTGTACCCATTTAGATGTGGACTTAGTTTGTATAACTGTAACAGAGAAATTACCATTTTACTTCAAAAGACCCCCTATTAATGTG GCAATTGAGCGAGGCCTGGGCTTTGAACTTGTCTATGGTCCTGCTATCAGAGACGCAACGATGAGAAGGTACACAATTTCCAATGCCCTCAATTTGATGCAGATCTGCAAAGGAAAG AATGTGATTCTGTCCAGTGCTGCAGAAAGG ccTTTGGAAATAAGAGGACCATATGATGTGGCAAACCT AGGGCTGCTGTTCGGGCTGTCTGAAACCGAAGGCAAGGCTGCCGTGTCCACAAATTGCCGAGCCGTGTTTCTCCATGGAG AAACTAGAAAAACTGCTTTTGGAATTATTTCTACAGTGAAGAAACCTCGGTCATCAGAAGCAGATGACGAATCTCTTCCAGCGTGCAAGAAACCTAAATGTGAGGGCTGA